The Podospora bellae-mahoneyi strain CBS 112042 chromosome 7, whole genome shotgun sequence genomic sequence CTCTACAGGCCCGCAAGGAGAAGCGTGGTGTCATCTTTAAGCGTGCCGAGAAGTACGTTAAGGAGTACCGCGACACCGAGCGCGAGAAGATTCGCCTCCAGCGCGCTGCGAAGCAGGATGGTGCCTTCCACATCCCCGCTGAGGCCAAGTTGATCTTCATTGTCCGCATCAAGGGGTATGTTTCCACAGTGAAAATCATAGTCATCTCTGAGTCATTACTGACACGTCCACACAGTATCAACAAGATTGCCCCCAAGCCCCGCAAGatccttcagcttctccgtctcctccagATCAACAACGGTGTCTTCGTCCGCGTCACCAAGGCCACCGCTGAGATGATCAAGGTTGTCGAGCCGTGGGTTGCCTACGGTtaccccaacctcaagaGCGTCAAGGAGCTCATCTACAAGCGCGGATATGGCAAGGTCAACGGCCAGCGCATTGCCCTCACCGACAACAGCATCGTCGAGGAGAACCTTGGCAAGTACGGCATCATCTGTATCGAGGATCTCATCCACGAGATCGTCACCGTCGGCCCCAACTTCAAGCAGGCTGCCAACTTTCTCTGGCCCTTCAAGCTTA encodes the following:
- the RPL7 gene encoding 60S ribosomal protein L7 (EggNog:ENOG503NTZQ; BUSCO:EOG09264P3R; COG:J), whose amino-acid sequence is MAATSVPTQNDILVPETLLKKRKSQEKARAERAAELEKAKAARKEKRGVIFKRAEKYVKEYRDTEREKIRLQRAAKQDGAFHIPAEAKLIFIVRIKGINKIAPKPRKILQLLRLLQINNGVFVRVTKATAEMIKVVEPWVAYGYPNLKSVKELIYKRGYGKVNGQRIALTDNSIVEENLGKYGIICIEDLIHEIVTVGPNFKQAANFLWPFKLSNPNGGFRPRKFKHFIEGGDLGNREEHINALIRQMN